A genomic stretch from Limnochordia bacterium includes:
- a CDS encoding sugar ABC transporter substrate-binding protein, translated as MSKDDWLHRIVFILFAMFLFVSAGIGLVFAGEKVVLTVASGILPTEIEIRREIAELYEAINPEVEIEMVYLQGDRFSDQQMMIVGGVAPDILYINQTFLAPWASQGALLDLTEFIQKDNFTFEHIPQSIMDSVMFEHKVYAMPFEVSPLALVYNATLFEEAGLSVPPVGWEDPNWRWDDLRQTARKLTKVDQDGEIQRYGLGSASWWWWNWVFQNGGRPLNEDNSRTLLHEQAATDGLQFYIDLMFEDRVAPTDAAIGWDFDGAFMTGRIAMEVQGRWLNTFRKEISDFKWNTAALPWQVEPGTLLLTLHYGISSQCQHPEVAWDFLKFLVSEQPQFINTLSGMAVPVNTSVGLEAIAQSSAERSEETFLYALPYGHAEPTIVNYGDWVGKVNEGLYQGFSGEVSVSAAMQGIVEAADAMLQP; from the coding sequence ATGAGCAAAGATGATTGGTTGCACCGGATAGTTTTCATTTTGTTTGCTATGTTCTTATTTGTTTCTGCAGGTATTGGCTTAGTGTTTGCTGGAGAAAAGGTCGTACTTACTGTTGCGTCGGGTATCTTGCCCACTGAGATTGAAATCAGGCGGGAGATCGCCGAGCTTTATGAGGCGATTAATCCTGAGGTCGAGATCGAAATGGTCTATCTGCAGGGGGATAGGTTTAGTGATCAGCAAATGATGATCGTCGGGGGTGTGGCACCAGACATACTGTACATCAATCAGACCTTTCTTGCGCCATGGGCATCCCAAGGAGCGCTGCTTGATCTAACCGAGTTTATCCAGAAGGATAATTTCACATTTGAGCATATCCCGCAATCCATCATGGACTCAGTTATGTTTGAACACAAAGTCTATGCAATGCCCTTTGAGGTATCACCACTGGCTTTGGTTTACAATGCGACTTTGTTTGAGGAGGCAGGGTTGAGTGTTCCCCCGGTGGGATGGGAAGATCCAAACTGGCGGTGGGATGATTTACGCCAAACAGCAAGGAAACTGACCAAAGTTGACCAGGATGGGGAAATACAAAGATACGGACTAGGTAGCGCCTCTTGGTGGTGGTGGAACTGGGTGTTTCAAAATGGCGGCCGCCCCCTAAACGAGGATAACAGTAGAACCCTACTGCATGAGCAGGCGGCAACCGATGGCTTGCAGTTCTACATAGACCTGATGTTTGAGGATCGGGTGGCCCCCACTGATGCCGCTATTGGGTGGGACTTTGATGGTGCTTTTATGACAGGTCGTATTGCCATGGAAGTACAAGGTCGATGGCTGAATACGTTCCGTAAGGAAATCTCCGACTTCAAATGGAACACAGCTGCCTTGCCTTGGCAGGTAGAGCCGGGTACTCTTCTTTTGACCCTTCATTATGGAATCTCCAGTCAGTGTCAGCATCCTGAGGTTGCTTGGGACTTTCTAAAGTTTTTAGTCTCTGAGCAACCTCAATTTATTAATACGCTCTCGGGGATGGCGGTACCGGTCAACACCAGTGTGGGCCTGGAGGCAATTGCCCAGTCATCAGCTGAACGGAGCGAAGAAACCTTTCTATATGCATTGCCCTATGGACATGCGGAACCGACCATTGTGAACTATGGGGACTGGGTTGGGAAGGTAAATGAGGGGCTGTATCAGGGTTTTTCAGGTGAAGTTAGTGTATCAGCTGCGATGCAGGGAATTGTTGAGGCGGCAGATGCCATGCTACAGCCATAG
- a CDS encoding LacI family transcriptional regulator produces MTTIYDVAKRAGVSITTVSRVLNDRGQVSEKTRIRVEQAMADLGYVPNPAARSLTLGVSQLIALVVPSITNSFYATLAKGLQDHCYAVGYNTVIANTDGDPEKEIECIETLLKKQIDGICFARYLEDETSLRLLAESQKPTVIIGAKPKESQFDVVGVFGTGAALNEAIAQLKTAGKRRLGYIGGPPHTVVGTVRKRQYQFAVKEYDLFYEDALIAETDFTIEAGREAAEEMLSLANPPDMFFAGNDLLAIGIFEAVQNAGLSIPQDVAVIGCDDIELARLLKPSLTTIRLPQYLLGKKAGELLLERITNPGMAIKELSMEVRLVCRDSTAATI; encoded by the coding sequence ATGACGACAATCTATGATGTTGCCAAACGAGCTGGTGTATCAATAACGACCGTCTCAAGGGTTCTAAATGACCGGGGGCAGGTCAGTGAGAAAACCCGGATACGCGTGGAACAGGCCATGGCCGATTTAGGTTATGTCCCCAATCCCGCAGCACGTTCCCTGACCCTTGGGGTCAGCCAGTTGATTGCCCTGGTGGTGCCAAGCATCACCAACTCTTTCTATGCGACGTTAGCTAAGGGATTGCAGGATCACTGCTATGCAGTAGGCTACAATACGGTGATCGCCAACACTGATGGTGATCCCGAAAAGGAAATAGAGTGTATTGAGACCTTGCTGAAAAAACAAATCGATGGCATCTGTTTTGCCCGCTATCTTGAGGATGAGACGAGCTTGAGGCTTTTGGCTGAATCCCAGAAGCCTACGGTGATCATCGGGGCCAAACCCAAGGAGTCACAGTTTGATGTGGTGGGCGTATTTGGCACAGGAGCTGCCTTAAACGAAGCAATAGCTCAGTTGAAGACAGCTGGCAAGAGGCGCTTGGGATACATTGGCGGACCACCCCATACAGTAGTTGGTACTGTACGAAAACGGCAATACCAGTTCGCCGTTAAGGAATACGATCTATTTTACGAAGATGCCCTAATCGCGGAGACGGACTTCACCATAGAAGCGGGGAGAGAGGCTGCAGAAGAAATGCTATCTTTGGCTAACCCCCCAGATATGTTTTTTGCGGGAAATGATTTGCTGGCAATTGGGATATTTGAAGCTGTGCAAAACGCCGGTCTTAGCATTCCACAGGATGTGGCGGTCATTGGATGTGATGATATTGAACTGGCCCGATTGCTCAAACCCTCTCTTACAACGATCAGGTTACCACAGTATCTTCTTGGCAAGAAGGCCGGGGAACTGCTACTTGAACGAATAACCAATCCAGGGATGGCAATAAAGGAGCTATCCATGGAGGTACGGCTGGTCTGTCGTGACTCAACAGCTGCAACTATCTAG